In the genome of Malania oleifera isolate guangnan ecotype guangnan chromosome 5, ASM2987363v1, whole genome shotgun sequence, the window TTCacacttttaattttaaatttttatttctaatttaatttttataattttttttaaattacaacACCAGACGATCctaaataatttcttaaaattagAAATCCAACATATGGATTTAAAAATAAACTTTTGGCCCTACTTTTCAAACATGGTgcaattgaagagagagagagagagagagagagccacggGGAACTGAGGAAGTCTTTGGGGCTTTAGCAGAGTGAGTTCAGAAGAACTTAATAAAGGGCAACATGCATCTCTGTCCAAGGGGCAACCCTTTCCCTAATAAATGGGACACCCTTCCCTACCCCTCCCACCAAGCAATCATTCCTGTCCTGAGCAACACATGCATGTGGCATTTCACTGTATTACAACCGCCTCTACACCACAAGTCAACCTCAACACTTCAACGAATTAAAGAAGGCCAACTGCGGGCCCTTGAGCAGTCggaggggaaaagaaattttcggcaaaaaattataaaataatagtcTTCCTCCTTTTTATTTGGTCTAATAGGGCAATAAACGAATCATAGaacttaaattattttaaaataagtttcatttcaaattcacataaattcaaaACCAAAACTCATAATTGAGATTCATATATCATTCAAAACTTTCATAAACCTAACTTCTGAATTAAAGCTCCACTTGTTGAGACCAAAAACCAAGAGGACTTTCCAAAAGATAAAATTTAATTTCACTCATTTTCCGGATTcattttctaaggtcattttgttCTGTATTTTATGTAAATCAAACTTTAGAATAGGTTACTTCTTTTTCTCTACTTCCCAACCAACTCAGAAAGTAATAACCCAGTCCTCTTTCTACACAGTAGGTCAGAAGAACTCTTACAATATTTTCTAAATGAAATGACATAGAAAATTAGCCACAAAGATTGTCCATAGTTCTACACGTTCATCAATTTGGCTGCAACAAACAGACCTTGTGTCCCATCTGAAGAATCCAACTCCAATATCACGTTGATTTAAGCAAAGGCAACTAATGCAAGAACGGGTATTAAGAAGCAACAAGCGCAAGCTTTAtcaacccaaaaaattaaaatggggCAGACATGCATATTAGTTATATttaagacatttaaatttcatttgatTTGGCACAATGCAAACCTAAGGTTGTAGTCATATAGAGCAACTCACAAGCACATCAAACAAATACATGATTTGCAGCAGCTACGATGAGATGAATTGTAATGACAGCCACATCTTCTAACAGCCATTTAGTTAGTTCGGAAGTACAAAAGGGGGGATTAAAACAGGACTTTGGAGTATCTAATCAGCTTGTCCAACCAAGGAACCTAAACATCTCACTTGGGATTCCTAAGGACAAGAATAACCGAATCCCCTCGAAGGAACATTTTACTGATAAACCTATCTTTGTTAACGGGATGGGCCTTCTTCTTGCCTTTACCTGTCTTTGGGACCTGAAGAGGAAAGGATGCGAACCTTGTTAGTATTTACTAAAGGCAGCATAGCTTCAtcttaaaaagaagaaaaagatttgatGGTTAATAAACCAACCTCTGTCCACATCTCCCTGACATTTTCAAGAACCATGTTGCAATGACGATCAAAAGCTCTCACGCGTCCAAGAAGCTTCCTGTTATTTCGGCAGTTAATGAGCACCTGAGCAGAACACAAAACAGGCACAAAAATGTCACCAAACATGGCAAAAATTATAACTCTCATTGCAGACGAGTGAACATGGGCAAGTAACTGTTTCACAATCCCTTCCAAGGCGCTTGAAAAAGAGAACCAAGGGGAGAAATAAACAAAATTCAAGTCACAATACTACTTTCCAGAGCCCACAACCAGTAGGTAGTATTAAACATCCACTTCTGAGGCTGCCACGATCAACAATTTTATCCATATGGCATTTCTAATTTCCTTGACCCTCTACATCAGCTGTAATAATTATTACCTGTGTATTATTTTTGACACTCATCATCAGAACCGACAGTGGCCCGGTGTTGAATTCCTCCTCCTCATTCTTGGCAGCCTGTTGCAGAGTTTGGGTAAGCACTGCAAACTTTATTTGGATATAATACAGTACACACTATGTCCAGGAACAAAAAGCCAATACAAAAGGCAATTGAAGTATGGCACTGCTTTGAACAGAAAACTGCTGCACATGTTCCCCAAGAAAATGCCAAGAATATCTAAGAAACAACCCCATGCTATTGAAACTGATagcataaagagtaccacttcaACACTGCAGAGCCCACCTCCTTTTATTCCCAACAAACTTGCACCACGAGTTCAAGTAAAGTCaagttttttttatcaaattacaGCTTCAAGAATCAACAGTGCACAAACTTTTTGTAATTCTTAAATTCATTATAATTCATAAAGAAATTCATTAACAGTGTGATAAACAGCTTCGGGTAGGTAACAAACAAGCTAGTTCAAGTTGTCTGCCAGTCTGGCCGGTTGGTCTTTATCTGACTTTGAACTCATCAGCAGTTCTAGGGTAAAAGCTTGACCATAAAGCATTGTCTCGACTCTTTGGTAAGTTGTGATGTatcaaaattaattattaatagaAAACGGAAAAACACATAATTAGAAGCACATAGTCAATCAGTGGAatatatactataatataatataaaaattagcAAATACATTACCAGCActgaccgaccaaactaaataAATTTCAACTTGCCACAACATCCAATTGTTTATTTTATCAGCTATATCCATAATTAACTTAACACGACATTCCAAGTTGTTAGAGAATCTTCACGAAAAGAGTTTTGGATCAAATAAAAAATCCAATTGTCAATTATCACCCATTCTTTTGGTAGTAATGattttttactattattttgagcatataaatatataaatttatggTATCGCCATGAATTGTTATATAATTTATGATATCACTATGAATTCTCTTATCCCAATATATATTGGCCCTAGAAAGTGCCATGAGTCGAGGCAGCCAAAAAATATGACTGCTCAGTTAGAAAACATAGCAATAAATGGAAcagaatgatgaaaaaaaaaatttcttttttttttttttataggcaCAGAAGAAATACATTAAGACCACTAAGTGAGTGCAACTGAAAACGAGAGAGGAATTTACAGGTAGATTGCACCAATGAAATCAAGGCAGCCTGACAATTAGAAAAATCCTGCtgcaaaaccaaaaaaataaataaataatgttttCAGCCAAGTATTATTCAGTGTGTTTATGGAACTCTCTGCACCATCAAAACCATATTCCCtccataaaatccaaaaaaaaaaaaagctacgAGGGATCAGCTACACAATCTTTTTCTGTCCCATTCAGTCCCAACTCTTCCAAGCCCGACTCCCCTGTAACAGAACCAGCTGTGACCCAATCGATCCCCAGCATAGATCACACAGATTTATATTCCGGCCACATCCAACCAGGATATGATGCACTCCCAGGAGTGCACAGATATCATCCATTTACCAGCACAATGCTGCCTTGCAAGTCTTCAATCATGAGGACCTTGTTCCACAAAGCTTCCCAAACAAAGGATGCTACCTTTGTCGGAGCTTTAGCCTTCCACATGGCCTTCCTTGGAAATGAGCACCTATCTTCCTCTTAATCCCTTCATTAATCATTCTTTAAAAAGATTTCAATAGCCATTCTTTCTcgcctttctttttttttttttccaactcaCTCCACCCTTGCACTGCCATGTAACTGATTTCGCATACAAACAAATTCATTTGAGTTATTCGTAAGGATCAAAACAGCCAGTTATTAATGGAATTCCTTGTCGGCTCTCTGTAAAATGTTCATTTGTCCAAGGATTTCCAACCGCATTGTAAGCTAAATCTGCGCTGACAAATAACCCATCTTTGATGAATCTGGGCATAATAATGCCATGAGCAACCCAGTCTCAAACGCTAGTAATAATATCAGCAGAAGAACATTCTCCCATGCTTGCAATCACATAGATTAAAGAAAAGCTCCAGGTCCCAATCTTGTGCCTTCTCAAAAACAGGGGGTCCCCTGTAACCTCTAATTCTTTACCAAGTACTACTACTTGAGAGGTGTGGTGTTTTTTTCCCCCTTTCGTGGGGGGTGGGGGAAGGGGAACAGCAGGAGGAATACTCAACTCCCAAAAATCCTCTCcaaatttttttccttctttaaaGGGGAAAAAAACGCAGCAATGCACCAGGCTCCCAAGTCATATTGAGGGTGGTTTGGGGAGACTCTGATATGCAACCTTACCTCGACATTTGGAGAGGTTGTTTCTGTGACTGTTCCTATGACCATGTttctttttttctgttttttttttttgggataaacCAATAAACAAAGTACAAAATAGAGGACAAGGAGTCCTCCCTCGATAACAAACATACCAAAAAACTATAAGCTACTAAAGGAACCAAGAAAAA includes:
- the LOC131155035 gene encoding uncharacterized protein LOC131155035 isoform X2 — encoded protein: MSRPMEEDGSAAKNEEEEFNTGPLSVLMMSVKNNTQVLINCRNNRKLLGRVRAFDRHCNMVLENVREMWTEVPKTGKGKKKAHPVNKDRFISKMFLRGDSVILVLRNPK